A single genomic interval of Coccidioides posadasii str. Silveira chromosome 1, complete sequence harbors:
- the NUO24 gene encoding NADH:ubiquinone oxidoreductase 24 (EggNog:ENOG410PFVJ~COG:C~BUSCO:11631at33183) — translation MTSKLLPFTLRQCRQSFRHIPVRQCRQFTAATPVLSDILAVHRNTPENNPSIPFKFSEQNLKVIDEILKRYPPQYKKAAVMPLLDLGQRQLGWTSISVMNEVARILEMPPMRVYEVATFYTMYNREPVGKYFVQICTTTPCQLGGCGSDKIVEAITKHLGVSSHGQTTPDKLFTVLEVECLGACVNAPMVQINDDYYEDLTPETAVQLLNALKESALAGESGKKVNIPSPGPMSGRESCENSAGLTSLTSPLWSTETLRKDGEL, via the exons ATGACCTCTAAACTTTTACCATTCACTCTTCGGCAATGCCGCCAATCCTTTCGACACATTCCCGTGCGACAGTGTCGTCAATTCACTGCTGCTACCCCAGTTCTCAGCGACATTCTGGCAGTA CACCGAAACACGCCAGAGAACAACCCTAGTATCCCCTTCAAATTCTCCGAACAAAATCTCAAAGTGATCGATGAAATCCTCAAAAGATATCCCCCACAATACAAAAAGGCTGCTGTTATGCCACTTTTGGATCTCGGTCAACGACAGCTGGGCTGGACAAGCATTAGTGTGATGAACGAGGTCGCGCGGATCCTGGAGATGCCTCCGATGCGAGTCTACGAAGTTGCCACATTCTATACGATGTATAACCGGGAACCTGTGGGAAAATACTTCGTTCAAATTTGCACCACT ACCCCGTGCCAACTTGGCGGCTGCGGAAGCGACAAAATCGTGGAAGCCATCACAAAACACCTCGGGGTCTCTTCCCATGGCCAGACAACACCGGATAAGCTCTTCACTGTCCTGGAAGTTGAATGCCTGGGTGCCTGCGTTAACGCGCCAATGGTCCAAATCAACGACGACTACTACGAAGATCTTACTCCCGAAACCGCCGTTCAATTACTCAATGCTCTCAAGGAGTCCGCTCTAGCCGGAGAGAGTGGGAAGAAGGTCAATATCCCCTCTCCGGGACCGATGAGTGGAAGAGAATCCTGTGAGAATAGCGCTGGATTGACTAGCTTGACGAGCCCGCTGTGGAGCACGGAGACGCTGAGAAAGGACGGGGAGTTATAG
- a CDS encoding uncharacterized protein (EggNog:ENOG410PSWE~COG:S), with product MVVEMTENMLLRSYLRHSIIQQARLCRPVIPALHKPFFPMFQRPSGSPGQRMSSQPPSPAPKYKLVFFVPLSHVEVCKEAVFAAGAGSYPKGKYSKACFQSLGTGQFLPGDGANPNIGKVGAIEKVEEMRVEVLCLGRETMLKAVDELRNAHPYEEPGYEVYKLENV from the coding sequence ATGGTCGTTGAGATGACGGAGAATATGCTACTTCGATCCTATCTTCGACACAGCATAATTCAGCAGGCAAGATTGTGTCGTCCTGTCATTCCAGCACTTCACAAGCCTTTCTTTCCAATGTTCCAACGACCCTCTGGATCTCCGGGACAGAGAATGTCCTCGCAACCTCCGTCCCCTGCCCCGAAATACAAGCTGGTCTTCTTCGTTCCCCTTTCACACGTCGAGGTCTGCAAGGAAGCAGTGTTTGCTGCCGGTGCAGGCAGTTATCCCAAAGGCAAATACAGTAAAGCATGTTTCCAGTCACTGGGGACAGGCCAATTCCTTCCTGGTGATGGCGCGAACCCGAACATCGGTAAGGTGGGGGCTATTGAGAAAGTGGAAGAGATGAGAGTCGAAGTCCTCTGCTTAGGGAGAGAAACCATGTTAAAGGCAGTGGATGAGTTGCGAAATGCTCATCCGTATGAGGAGCCTGGGTACGAGGTTTACAAGTTGGAAAATGTTTAA